One Halichondria panicea chromosome 6, odHalPani1.1, whole genome shotgun sequence genomic window carries:
- the LOC135336843 gene encoding probable outer membrane protein pmp6 isoform X1, which produces MVQGSIPILLYNYGGAVFVVSASVTISWSNFTNNSAYHNGGAISTSAVNVSISFCNFMDNIAEYGGAIYSLNGSVSISDSELAYNSAEIGEAILIFSGELLISDSELTNSKAASGGAIILFIVNASILSCNITDNEAVVGNGGTSAGGAILALIGTISISKVMIKNNSADFGGVFFVADVPVIISDSVLTNNRATKQVGMIALVISSLIITNTSIFDNLEGENIIYAVYSNLSFTGVNTVSNNVNPVYALSSRVEFNGPTTLSNNRGVQGGAIRAVQSQIYINAEGVVISNNTATVGGGVFLRESTLSIHYPIEISHNTAQNGGGIYAYSSEIEFDSKVTTGCIFNNNFVPCTCSDIEPVLFVSIIDRNDAQNGGGIYAVASNIKAFSHAHIHIKSNSANNSGGGMYLQQSSKIYYSETGLGARAW; this is translated from the coding sequence ATGGTTCAAGGTTCGATTCCAATactgctgtataattatggtggagcAGTGTTTGTGGTCTCTGCAAGTGTGACTATCAGTTGGAGCAACTTTACAAATAATAGCGCTTATCAtaatggtggagcgattagtaCTTCGGCAGTTAATGTTTCAATCAGTTTCTGTAACTTTATGGATAATATCGCTGAatatggtggagcaatttataGCCTGAATGGGAGTGTCTCAATCTCTGACAGTGAGCTAGCGTACAACAGTGCTGAAATTGGTGAAGCAATTTTGATTTTTAGTGGAGAGTTACTGATATCTGATAGCGAGCTAACAAACAGCAAGGCAGCctctggtggagcgattaTACTTTTCATAGTTAATGCATCTATCTTGAGCTGTAATATAACGGACAATGAAGCTGTAGTTGGTAATGGAGGAACTAGCGctggtggagcgattttgGCATTGATTGGAACTATATCTATCTCCAAAGTCATGATTAAAaataacagtgctgactttGGTGGAGTGTTTTTTGTTGCTGATGTGCCTGTGATCATTTCCGACTCTGTGctcacaaacaacagagcCACCAAACAAGTCGGAATGATTGCGCTTGTTATCTCAAGTTTGATAATTACTAATACAAGCATATTTGACAATTTAGAGGGTGAAAATATCATTTACGCAGTGTATTCTAACTTGTCATTTACGGGAGTTAACACCGTTAGCAATAATGTAAACCCTGTGTATGCTCTAAGCAGTCGAGTGGAGTTCAATGGACCCACAACTCTCAGTAACAATCGTGGTGTGCAGGGTGGAGCCATCAGAGCAGTCCAGAGTCAAATCTATATCAATGCAGAAGGAGTGGTCATTTCTAACAATACTGCTACTGTTGGAGGAGGTGTGTTTCTGAGAGAGAGCACACTCTCTATTCACTATCCAATAGAGATTTCTCATAACACAGCACAAAATGGTGGTGGGATTTATGCATACTCAAGCGAAATTGAATTTGATTCGAAGGTCACTACTGGTTGTATATTTAATAATAACTTTgtcccatgtacatgtagtgacatAGAACCTGTACTGTTTGTGAGTATTATAGATCGAAATGATGCTCAAAATGGAGGAGGTATTTATGCAGTCGCTTCAAACATTAAGGCCTTTTCTCACGCTCACATCCACATCAAGTCAAACTCAGCAAACAATAGCGGAGGTGGAATGTATCTACAACAAAGTTCCAAGATATATTATTCTGAAACAGGACTTGGAGCTAGAGCTTGGTAA
- the LOC135336843 gene encoding uncharacterized protein LOC135336843 isoform X2, which translates to MAIDQAGNPMNNAKIHSSVITESGVDRLKEGQAQQETVGNQCTELEYNAFSQDSSAQVELYADGPCNNLGISRHILNISFLKCDQSSIECKCDCDPVLQQEYQITNCSEKNGTIKLESNNNIWIGVTNTTNGSGYVVSNCTFDYCVLKPVNISLSNPDEQCAYNRSGVLCGECESGLSLVLGTSRCELCSNTYLLQLLPFALAGIVLVAFILVFNITVATGTIHGLIFYNNILAANQSIFIPFHNPLTVFISWVNLDLVIETCFYDRMNSQAKVLLQIVFPAYLFLLMFLIIILSKYFDLFAKLLSNRNPVAALGTLVLLSYSKLLRFIIAALQYRVLDYPESATKVLDFPNNSSDMVWLYDGNV; encoded by the coding sequence ATGGCTATAGACCAAGCTGGAAATCCAATGAATAATGCCAAAATTCACAGTTCTGTTATCACTGAGAGTGGAGTTGAtcgtctcaaagaaggacaaGCACAGCAAGAAACagttggcaatcagtgcacagaattagagtatAATGCATTCTCACAAGACAGTtctgctcaagtggaactctatgctgatggtccatgcaacaatttgggaatttcaagaCATATTCTAAACATATCTTTTCTAAAGTGTGATCAGTCCTCAattgagtgcaagtgtgactgtgatccagtaTTGCAGCAAGAATATCAGATAACAAACTGCTCTGAAAAAAATGGGACCATAAAATTGGAAAGTAATAACAACATATGGATAGGAGTGACTAATACCACTAACGGAAGTGGGTATGTTGTTagtaactgtacatttgactattgtgtactaaaaccagtcaacatcagtctaagcaaccctgacgaacaatgtgcctacaatcgaagtggtgtcttgtgtggagaatgtgaatcAGGACTGAGTCTTGTGTTAGGTACTTCACGATGTGAACTCTGCTCAAACACTTACCTTCTCCAGCTACTCCCGTTTGCCCTGGCAGGCATAGTACTAGTCGCATTTATTCTCGTTTTCAACATTACCGTAGCAACAGGCACTATCCATGGGCTGATCTTCTACAATAATATATTAGCTGCAAATCAGTCGATTTTCATACCTTTTCATAACCCTTTGACAGTTTTCATATCGTGGGTGAATCTTGATTTAGTCATTGAGACATGCTTTTATGATAgaatgaactctcaagcaAAAGTGCTCCTTCAGATTGTCTTTCCTGCTTACCTGTTTCTTCTGATGTTCTTAATAATCATTTTGAGCAAGTACTTTGACTTatttgcaaagctcctctccaacaggaacccagttgctgccctaggcacactcgtcctactctcttattccaaactcttacggtttatcattgctgcactGCAATACAGGGTCTTGGATTATCCCGAGAGTGCAACCAAGGTGTTGGATTTTCCCAACAATTCAAGTGATATGGTTTGGTTGTATGACGGCAATGTGTAA